Proteins encoded together in one Dehalococcoidales bacterium window:
- a CDS encoding universal stress protein, which produces MYQRILVPLDGSDRAELALPFAEELAAKLGSEIILLCVSDSAEAEDYAKHEIYLEQITEVVKRAAKKLLTNPEQKVSIRSAVTIGLPAQEIVDYAEQVAVSLIIMATHGRTGVSRWALGSVAEKVMRASTRPVLLVRVPGASIV; this is translated from the coding sequence GTGTATCAGAGAATACTCGTTCCCCTTGATGGCTCAGACCGTGCCGAGCTAGCCCTGCCATTCGCCGAGGAACTAGCAGCGAAACTGGGCTCTGAGATTATCCTGCTCTGCGTGAGTGACTCGGCAGAGGCTGAGGACTATGCCAAACACGAGATTTACCTTGAGCAGATAACGGAGGTTGTCAAGCGTGCCGCTAAGAAGCTACTCACCAATCCGGAACAGAAGGTTAGCATACGGTCGGCCGTCACCATTGGCCTTCCCGCCCAGGAGATTGTCGACTACGCCGAGCAGGTCGCCGTCAGCCTGATTATCATGGCCACGCATGGCCGCACCGGTGTCAGCCGCTGGGCGCTGGGTAGTGTTGCCGAGAAGGTCATGCGCGCCAGTACCAGGCCGGTCCTGCTCGTCAGGGTGCCGGGAGCGAGCATTGTATAG
- a CDS encoding class I SAM-dependent methyltransferase encodes METDIKRWLQTNGEVFLRKAGIEKGQSILDFGCGTGNYAIPAAKIAGDNGKVYALDKDERALSRVEPKARVSGLKNIEIMNTAGELEVHLDDASVDVVLLYDVLHSMSIPEADDRKQLLNELCRLMKPGGLLSVYPMHRDLQEVKEEVESTGFNLEKELDEAIISYAGEIGKARILSFRKK; translated from the coding sequence ATGGAGACTGATATCAAGAGATGGCTGCAAACGAATGGGGAGGTATTTCTAAGAAAAGCAGGCATTGAGAAGGGTCAGAGCATCCTGGATTTTGGCTGTGGCACGGGCAACTACGCTATTCCGGCTGCGAAAATAGCCGGAGATAACGGAAAGGTCTATGCGTTAGACAAAGACGAAAGAGCCCTGAGTAGAGTGGAGCCGAAAGCCCGGGTATCAGGCCTTAAGAATATAGAAATAATGAATACCGCCGGAGAATTAGAGGTCCACCTAGACGACGCATCGGTCGATGTAGTGCTCCTTTATGATGTTCTACATTCCATGTCCATTCCGGAAGCCGATGATAGGAAACAGTTACTAAACGAATTATGCAGGCTTATGAAGCCAGGCGGTCTTCTGTCAGTCTATCCGATGCACAGGGACCTGCAGGAGGTCAAAGAGGAAGTAGAAAGTACCGGCTTCAACCTGGAGAAAGAACTCGATGAAGCGATCATCAGCTATGCCGGAGAAATAGGGAAAGCCCGGATACTTAGCTTCAGGAAGAAGTAG
- a CDS encoding serine hydrolase domain-containing protein: protein MPDKKTAKKAATRSSPLPGAEGLPRAKPEEVGMSSERLARIRPAMQRYLDQQLIPGAVTLVARHGRVVHLDTIGLRDVESGNPMTADTIFRIASMTKPITSVALMMLFEEGHFLLSDPVSKWIPEFADPRVAEPVPPDEFSGLLPYRLVTADRPITIRHLLTHTTGLSATPRGMTQEEFMKVQQRQRPDETIGDFVKRYAKVPLNRHPGEAWNYSRATCVVGHLVEIMSGMPLDEYFRERIFRPLNMPDTCFYLPVEKLDRFAACYTPGEDLRIQLTDAPTPESRFVKEPHTYFMGSGGLVSTIADYYRFDQMMLNGGELDGARILGRKTVEFMTKIHTGDLPIWLPGPWAGFGLGFAVARNIDNINTLKAEHSGPTPWSVGTYTWGGAFCTYPFVDPVEKLIGIVMTQVGPYRHLNIRQEFTGLAYQAIVD, encoded by the coding sequence ATGCCTGATAAGAAGACCGCAAAGAAGGCCGCCACCAGAAGCAGTCCTCTGCCGGGGGCAGAAGGCCTCCCCAGGGCTAAACCGGAAGAGGTCGGGATGTCCTCGGAGCGGCTCGCTCGGATTCGTCCGGCGATGCAGCGCTACCTGGACCAGCAACTGATACCGGGTGCTGTCACCCTGGTGGCCCGCCACGGTCGTGTCGTACACCTGGACACCATCGGACTCCGCGATGTTGAATCCGGGAACCCGATGACAGCCGACACCATATTTCGTATCGCCTCTATGACCAAACCGATAACGTCCGTGGCCTTGATGATGCTCTTTGAGGAGGGCCATTTCCTGCTTTCCGACCCGGTGAGTAAGTGGATTCCTGAGTTTGCCGACCCCAGGGTAGCCGAGCCTGTCCCACCGGACGAGTTCTCCGGCCTGCTGCCCTACCGACTGGTCACGGCCGACCGCCCGATTACCATCCGGCACCTGCTTACCCATACCACCGGACTATCCGCCACACCCCGGGGCATGACCCAGGAAGAGTTTATGAAGGTCCAGCAGCGCCAGAGACCTGATGAAACGATTGGTGATTTCGTGAAGCGCTATGCAAAGGTCCCGCTTAACCGTCATCCCGGCGAGGCCTGGAACTACTCTCGGGCTACGTGTGTAGTCGGGCATCTGGTGGAGATTATGTCAGGTATGCCGCTGGACGAGTACTTCCGTGAGCGCATCTTCAGGCCCCTCAACATGCCGGACACCTGTTTCTACCTCCCGGTGGAGAAGCTTGACCGGTTTGCCGCCTGCTACACTCCTGGTGAAGACCTGCGCATTCAACTGACCGACGCACCGACACCGGAGAGCCGGTTCGTCAAAGAACCGCACACCTACTTCATGGGCTCCGGTGGTCTGGTCTCGACAATCGCTGATTACTACCGCTTCGACCAGATGATGCTCAATGGTGGAGAGCTGGACGGCGCCCGTATCCTGGGTCGCAAGACGGTGGAGTTTATGACCAAAATCCACACCGGGGACTTGCCCATCTGGCTGCCCGGGCCCTGGGCCGGTTTTGGCCTGGGATTTGCCGTGGCCAGGAACATCGATAATATCAACACCCTAAAGGCCGAGCATTCGGGCCCTACTCCCTGGTCAGTGGGCACCTACACCTGGGGTGGTGCCTTCTGCACATACCCCTTCGTAGACCCGGTGGAGAAGCTCATTGGCATCGTCATGACACAGGTCGGACCGTACCGGCACCTCAACATCCGCCAGGAGTTTACCGGCCTTGCCTACCAGGCCATCGTGGATTGA
- the glpK gene encoding glycerol kinase GlpK, with the protein MKDKNHILAIDQGTTGSTALLFDKGGRALSSAYRELHQVYPRPGWVEHDPKELLSTSLAVAREALEKEGVGLSDVCGIGITNQRETTIVWDRHTGKPVSNAIVWQCRRTAPLCEELKRRGLAGSIREKTGLIIDAYFSATKLRWILDHIPRGQHRAEQGDLLFGTVDSWLVWNLTGGAVHVTDYTNASRTMLFNIHTLQWDNDLLSALDIPETVLPEVMPSSHVYGETVPGVLGDVRVPLCGIAGDQQAALFGQACYEAGMAKNTYGTGSFVLLNTGDRPVPSEKGLVTTLAWGLGDRVTYAMEGSIFITGAVVQWLRDGLGIIEQAAESETLARAVPDNGGVFFVPAFVGLGAPHWDMYARGSIFGLTRGTTREHLVRAALESIAYQSRDVIETMSVEANLQLPLLRVDGGGTANAFLMQFQADMLEVPIQVPAVTETTALGAAYLAGLATGLWQDTAEIARLWQPAKTYEPTMSHDQRDTLYAGWKRAVEHARGWASDEE; encoded by the coding sequence GTGAAGGATAAAAACCACATTCTGGCTATAGACCAGGGTACCACGGGAAGCACTGCCCTCCTTTTCGATAAAGGCGGACGGGCACTTTCCTCTGCTTACCGTGAACTGCACCAGGTCTATCCCCGACCTGGCTGGGTGGAGCATGACCCGAAGGAACTCCTCAGTACATCGCTGGCGGTGGCCAGGGAAGCGCTGGAGAAGGAGGGAGTAGGCCTGTCGGACGTGTGCGGCATCGGGATTACCAACCAGCGGGAGACTACCATTGTATGGGACCGCCACACCGGCAAACCGGTGAGCAATGCCATTGTCTGGCAGTGCCGGCGCACCGCCCCTCTGTGCGAAGAGTTGAAAAGGCGGGGACTGGCCGGGTCAATCAGGGAGAAGACCGGCCTTATCATAGACGCCTATTTCTCGGCCACCAAGCTACGCTGGATACTGGACCATATTCCTCGGGGGCAACACCGTGCCGAGCAGGGCGACCTGCTCTTCGGGACAGTGGATAGCTGGCTGGTCTGGAATCTTACCGGTGGTGCCGTTCATGTCACCGACTACACCAATGCCTCGCGGACAATGTTATTCAACATCCACACCCTCCAGTGGGACAACGACCTCCTCTCGGCCCTGGACATACCGGAGACTGTTCTGCCCGAAGTGATGCCATCCAGCCACGTGTACGGAGAGACGGTCCCCGGTGTTCTCGGGGACGTGCGCGTACCGCTGTGCGGGATAGCCGGTGACCAGCAGGCGGCCCTCTTTGGCCAGGCGTGCTATGAAGCCGGCATGGCGAAGAATACCTATGGCACCGGCTCCTTCGTCCTGCTCAACACGGGTGACCGTCCGGTCCCGTCGGAAAAGGGGCTGGTGACGACTCTGGCCTGGGGGTTGGGCGACCGTGTGACCTATGCCATGGAGGGGAGTATATTCATCACCGGGGCTGTCGTCCAGTGGCTGCGGGATGGCCTGGGCATTATCGAACAGGCTGCTGAGAGTGAAACGCTGGCCCGCGCTGTGCCGGACAACGGTGGTGTTTTCTTCGTTCCCGCCTTCGTTGGCCTGGGTGCCCCGCACTGGGACATGTATGCCCGGGGCAGCATCTTCGGGCTTACCCGCGGTACCACCAGAGAGCACCTCGTACGGGCGGCCCTGGAATCGATTGCCTACCAGTCTCGTGATGTCATTGAGACGATGAGTGTTGAGGCGAACCTGCAACTGCCGTTACTCCGTGTCGACGGTGGCGGGACGGCCAATGCCTTCCTCATGCAGTTCCAGGCTGACATGCTGGAAGTGCCCATCCAGGTGCCCGCAGTCACCGAGACGACGGCACTGGGTGCCGCCTACCTGGCGGGACTGGCGACCGGACTCTGGCAGGATACCGCCGAGATTGCCCGGTTGTGGCAACCGGCGAAGACTTATGAACCGACTATGTCCCATGACCAGCGGGATACACTCTATGCCGGCTGGAAGCGTGCTGTGGAGCATGCCCGCGGCTGGGCTTCAGACGAGGAATAA
- a CDS encoding tubulin/FtsZ family protein: protein MKLLVIGCGQCGGRVADEFARRDRRAREQRGVSILSEALAVNTDVADLSGLVFIKTDQQHRILIGGRKSGGHGVGKINELGAEIAREEGDRVLEAIGNSQQHSRADAFLLVAGAAGGTGSGAIAELTHQVKEHHPDKPVYTLILLPFRYEELTEERAIYNVGTCLKSAYLVSDAVFLVDNQRYITDGESIKNNLTRINTRVVGPFYNLLCAGEEKDPKRIGSRLVDAGDIIQTLSGWTVIGHGQASVSRARFPMAGKLDFRNKVTETEKGVHAMNQAIASLSLKCRPEDARKALYLLTAPPEEMSMNLITDLSMTLKSVATEALIRSGDYPRGRDSIHVTVILSELTNSGRISDYFSKAIRYIYLKKRRVGELKEGREGLEEALRDIPLLL from the coding sequence GTGAAACTGCTGGTTATCGGTTGTGGGCAGTGTGGCGGTAGAGTTGCTGATGAGTTTGCCCGAAGGGACAGAAGAGCGCGCGAGCAACGCGGCGTGTCAATTCTCAGCGAAGCCCTGGCTGTCAACACCGATGTTGCCGACCTCTCCGGGCTGGTTTTTATCAAGACTGACCAGCAGCACCGGATTCTCATCGGGGGCCGTAAGTCCGGCGGCCACGGTGTTGGTAAAATCAACGAGCTCGGTGCCGAAATCGCCAGAGAGGAAGGCGACCGGGTTCTAGAAGCCATAGGGAACTCGCAGCAGCACTCACGAGCAGATGCCTTTTTACTGGTCGCCGGTGCCGCCGGGGGTACCGGCTCCGGTGCGATTGCGGAGCTGACCCATCAGGTAAAGGAGCACCATCCGGATAAGCCGGTGTACACCCTTATTCTTCTTCCTTTCCGCTATGAAGAACTGACCGAAGAAAGAGCCATCTACAACGTGGGGACATGCCTGAAATCCGCATACCTGGTGTCTGATGCCGTCTTCCTGGTTGACAACCAGCGGTACATCACGGACGGCGAATCTATTAAAAACAACCTGACCAGGATAAACACGCGTGTGGTAGGTCCCTTCTATAACCTGCTGTGTGCCGGTGAAGAGAAAGACCCCAAGCGTATCGGCTCCCGTCTTGTTGATGCGGGCGACATAATCCAGACGCTATCGGGGTGGACCGTCATCGGGCACGGGCAGGCGTCTGTCTCGCGTGCCAGATTCCCCATGGCTGGGAAGCTTGACTTCAGGAACAAGGTGACTGAGACCGAAAAGGGAGTCCACGCAATGAACCAGGCTATTGCGAGCTTGTCACTCAAGTGCAGGCCGGAAGATGCCCGGAAAGCGCTCTACCTCCTGACGGCACCGCCGGAGGAAATGAGCATGAACCTGATTACGGACCTCTCTATGACACTGAAGAGCGTCGCCACGGAAGCCCTTATCCGCAGTGGCGACTATCCGAGAGGTCGGGACTCTATTCATGTTACTGTCATCCTGTCTGAACTGACGAATTCAGGCAGGATATCGGACTACTTCAGCAAGGCAATCCGCTACATCTACCTTAAGAAGCGGCGGGTAGGAGAACTCAAAGAAGGGCGGGAAGGACTGGAGGAAGCCCTGCGAGATATACCCCTGCTGCTGTAA
- a CDS encoding LicD family protein produces MDKLSPSDEAELERIMGLLDTIDIPAATRVLLEIKEVMDEAGVTFFLRQGTCLGAIRDNAFIPWDDDIDVGSVIGLHGLSEETVESVAQTLRERGFLLRIEHLDYSLYVPMVKESLRIDWNCYRVLDNAVFMYPGIRIPVHLLTDLKEIEFLGERFLVPNPPEEYLEVKYGPDWRVPKQAGDYEEDVLAGIPDTTAPGRAGRLKQLLDRIMPRHTATVMVLDQEGQPVSGALISVAGMGTSRANKRGVVRLYLSRVDFYALVVKFDDHRGVLFVERIGPGQSYIYRPGEEHLLARDGAG; encoded by the coding sequence ATGGATAAACTCAGTCCATCCGATGAAGCAGAACTAGAGCGCATTATGGGTCTGCTGGACACGATAGACATACCCGCTGCGACCAGGGTCTTGCTCGAGATAAAAGAGGTCATGGACGAAGCCGGAGTGACCTTCTTCCTTCGTCAGGGGACATGCCTCGGTGCAATCAGGGATAATGCCTTCATTCCGTGGGATGACGATATTGATGTCGGTTCTGTAATCGGTCTGCACGGACTCAGTGAGGAAACGGTAGAATCGGTGGCGCAAACACTCAGAGAACGAGGTTTTCTCCTCAGAATCGAGCATCTTGACTACTCTCTGTACGTACCGATGGTAAAGGAATCCCTCAGGATTGACTGGAACTGCTACCGGGTGCTTGATAATGCGGTATTCATGTATCCGGGAATCCGCATCCCGGTTCACCTGCTTACTGACCTGAAAGAAATAGAGTTCCTCGGTGAGAGGTTTCTCGTGCCGAATCCACCCGAGGAGTACCTTGAGGTCAAGTATGGCCCGGACTGGCGTGTCCCGAAACAGGCCGGGGACTACGAGGAGGATGTTCTGGCTGGCATCCCTGATACAACTGCCCCCGGTCGAGCGGGGAGATTAAAGCAGTTGCTGGACAGAATAATGCCACGACACACGGCTACCGTGATGGTACTGGACCAGGAAGGTCAGCCGGTGAGCGGGGCCTTGATATCAGTGGCCGGGATGGGTACTTCCCGAGCCAACAAACGGGGAGTTGTCAGGCTTTACTTATCCAGGGTCGACTTCTATGCTCTTGTGGTCAAGTTCGACGACCACAGGGGTGTTCTCTTCGTGGAAAGAATCGGACCGGGCCAGAGCTACATCTACCGGCCGGGTGAAGAGCATCTCCTTGCAAGAGACGGCGCCGGCTAG
- a CDS encoding D-2-hydroxyacid dehydrogenase, whose product MPGESIRILVTTPVGEACLRQIEAVSHRVKVVDVSDLLCAERMGDSAARNELNLLLADTEVIFGFDLPHDLAGRTPGLKWIQVLSAGVDHLMTEDILKSPVIMTNIKGMSATPIAEFVFGVALMLVKQLPLCFQLKQAKQWQKFKTSTLLSKTMGIVGLGSIGREVARLAKAFGMKVIAIRRVTEQITHAENVDIMLPGDQLHRLLAESDFVVLSVPLTPETNGLIGEKELRTMQSTAYLVNIARGDVVDEEALSRALEEGWIAGAGLDVFATEPLPADSRLWALPNVILSPHVSGDIECEYELATELFAENLKRYLNGDRLFNVVDKKRGY is encoded by the coding sequence ATGCCAGGAGAATCAATTCGCATACTGGTGACCACTCCAGTAGGGGAAGCTTGTCTGAGGCAGATTGAGGCGGTCAGTCACCGTGTCAAGGTTGTGGATGTCTCGGATTTACTTTGTGCTGAACGGATGGGGGACTCTGCTGCCAGGAATGAACTCAATCTCCTACTGGCTGATACTGAGGTAATCTTCGGGTTTGACCTTCCACATGACCTTGCCGGGCGTACTCCCGGATTGAAATGGATCCAGGTACTCAGCGCCGGGGTCGACCATCTCATGACCGAGGATATTCTGAAGAGTCCGGTGATAATGACAAACATCAAGGGTATGAGTGCAACGCCAATCGCTGAATTTGTCTTCGGGGTAGCGTTGATGCTGGTTAAACAGTTGCCATTATGCTTTCAGCTGAAGCAAGCGAAGCAGTGGCAGAAATTTAAGACGTCCACGCTACTTTCGAAAACAATGGGGATTGTCGGGTTAGGTTCTATCGGGAGAGAGGTGGCCAGGCTGGCCAAGGCCTTCGGTATGAAGGTGATAGCGATTCGCAGGGTGACGGAGCAGATAACACATGCCGAAAACGTGGACATAATGCTGCCCGGAGACCAGTTGCACCGGTTACTTGCTGAGAGTGATTTCGTCGTGCTATCCGTACCGCTTACGCCGGAAACGAATGGACTGATCGGTGAGAAGGAACTCCGAACCATGCAGTCTACTGCCTATCTGGTCAACATTGCCCGGGGCGATGTGGTCGATGAAGAGGCGTTGAGTCGTGCACTAGAGGAGGGTTGGATCGCCGGCGCCGGACTTGACGTCTTCGCCACCGAACCCTTGCCGGCCGACAGCCGATTGTGGGCGCTCCCCAATGTAATCCTCAGTCCCCACGTCTCTGGAGACATCGAATGCGAATATGAACTCGCAACCGAATTGTTCGCAGAAAATCTCAAGCGTTATCTGAATGGCGACAGGTTGTTTAACGTGGTAGACAAGAAGAGAGGGTACTAG
- a CDS encoding MBL fold metallo-hydrolase, with amino-acid sequence MKIEWIGHACFCITSEVGLSIVTDPYETGFRDIINYGPVDVSADIVTVSHEHGDHNHIQAVSGKPEVVRGTGTQMVKGIRFRGIPSYHDEVQGAQRGPNTIFSFEVDGIRVVHLGDLGHLLSSETLAELKGTNVLLAPTGGPGATMELQEAIDLWESLKPPVVIPMHFKTSKCSFPKYSADDLINLRPASRKMGASYVSLTKSELPPSTEILILDYSR; translated from the coding sequence ATGAAAATTGAATGGATTGGACACGCATGTTTCTGCATTACCTCGGAGGTCGGACTGAGCATAGTAACAGACCCTTACGAGACCGGCTTCCGCGACATCATCAACTACGGCCCTGTCGACGTATCTGCTGATATCGTCACCGTGAGCCACGAGCATGGCGACCACAACCATATACAGGCCGTTTCCGGCAAGCCGGAGGTGGTCCGGGGGACAGGCACCCAAATGGTGAAGGGAATACGGTTCCGGGGCATACCTTCCTACCACGACGAGGTCCAGGGAGCCCAGCGAGGTCCGAACACCATCTTCTCGTTTGAGGTGGATGGTATCCGGGTAGTCCACCTCGGTGACCTGGGCCATCTGCTATCGTCTGAAACACTCGCCGAACTCAAAGGCACGAACGTACTTCTGGCCCCCACCGGGGGACCGGGTGCTACTATGGAGCTTCAGGAGGCCATCGACCTCTGGGAGAGCCTGAAGCCGCCGGTCGTCATCCCGATGCACTTCAAGACGTCGAAGTGCTCGTTCCCCAAATACAGCGCCGATGACCTCATCAACCTCAGACCTGCCAGCAGGAAGATGGGAGCAAGCTACGTCTCTTTGACGAAGAGCGAGCTACCACCATCTACGGAAATACTGATACTGGACTATTCTCGCTAG
- a CDS encoding demethoxyubiquinone hydroxylase family protein, giving the protein MSKVLRSLQWMQNMERFATRIYRTQTRAFADKESMDKLRAAIANEQEHADSLAACLERLGGRTSPLGFLFPIAGAFLGFITTLMGKALLFKAAVCI; this is encoded by the coding sequence ATGAGCAAAGTATTACGTTCACTCCAATGGATGCAGAACATGGAGCGGTTTGCGACCCGGATTTACCGGACACAGACCAGGGCTTTCGCGGACAAAGAGAGCATGGACAAGCTCCGGGCAGCAATCGCAAACGAACAGGAACATGCCGACAGCCTGGCTGCGTGCCTGGAACGGCTCGGTGGGAGGACTTCTCCGCTGGGTTTTCTGTTTCCAATAGCAGGTGCATTCCTAGGTTTCATCACCACGCTCATGGGCAAGGCCTTGCTTTTCAAAGCCGCCGTCTGTATTTAG
- a CDS encoding FAD-dependent oxidoreductase, whose translation MKLLEPIEIKGMRVKNRIGLAPLLNMPAGEDGFINDQTIRWFESRAAGETGFIMMGAVGSTAPIAPVQQGGLLGFRGIGLYDDKFIPGFTKLADAIHKHGSVLGVQMGIIGGPMGGRGPSPPPYPDEAHATHDLFYVAAGRTIPHTEVTIENIEQSQNDTAAAAARAKAAGLDCVLLHCSHGGATGGCSFISPFYNHRTDKYGGSWENRLRHPVETIQKMRKAVGDDYPIFVRICADQLLGKKGITLEDTTQIIVPALEAAGVDGLDVSQGDMIRAGEGITIPMYYPWGLFIHLAAAVKQVTRLPVIGVGNIFDMDMAERFLQEGKADIIYMGRQLCADPETPRKYFEGRPEDIRKCIGDVGGCGNPCTVNYDIQEQPIPLTTAEKPRKVLVIGGGVAGMEAARVATLRGHKVTLIEKESQLGGMVATLALNPLTADFGNIVEYLTNQMRKLGVDVRVCREATASDVAEIGPDVVILAAGSSPTMPEVAEGKFGVITHAQASKNRKAVGQRVVVWGLFGVELAISLAQEGKDVVLVGRGSESSLGSDLSMARRWWLFRKLTDVNLPRETPEAARIYNPEVLFETEVEDIASREVTVKVGGNEDRRRVIPCDTVILSRRFGERKSNDSLFTEFEGKVPEVYKIGDCSQVRGIKEAIFSANEVVRKM comes from the coding sequence ATGAAACTTCTGGAACCAATCGAGATCAAAGGTATGAGGGTTAAGAACAGGATAGGCCTGGCGCCGCTGCTCAATATGCCGGCCGGTGAGGACGGGTTCATCAATGACCAGACAATCCGATGGTTCGAGTCCAGAGCCGCCGGAGAGACCGGCTTTATTATGATGGGGGCTGTCGGCTCAACAGCGCCTATCGCACCGGTGCAGCAGGGGGGACTTCTTGGATTCCGCGGGATCGGGCTGTACGACGACAAGTTCATTCCCGGTTTCACCAAACTGGCGGACGCTATCCACAAGCACGGGTCGGTACTCGGTGTCCAGATGGGTATCATTGGCGGTCCCATGGGGGGACGGGGCCCTTCGCCCCCACCCTACCCCGATGAGGCACATGCCACCCACGACCTCTTCTACGTTGCCGCCGGACGCACGATACCCCACACTGAGGTAACCATTGAGAACATCGAGCAGTCCCAGAACGACACTGCCGCAGCAGCGGCCAGGGCCAAGGCGGCCGGTCTGGACTGCGTCCTGCTGCACTGCTCCCACGGAGGAGCCACCGGCGGCTGTTCCTTCATTTCACCATTCTACAACCACCGTACCGACAAGTATGGCGGCAGCTGGGAGAACAGGCTCCGTCATCCGGTCGAAACGATACAAAAGATGCGAAAGGCGGTCGGTGACGACTACCCGATATTCGTGCGCATCTGTGCCGACCAGCTCCTCGGCAAGAAGGGCATCACCCTGGAAGATACCACTCAGATCATTGTCCCTGCCCTGGAAGCAGCCGGAGTGGACGGCCTTGATGTTTCCCAGGGAGACATGATACGCGCCGGCGAGGGAATCACCATACCCATGTACTACCCCTGGGGACTCTTCATCCACCTCGCCGCTGCCGTGAAACAGGTCACCAGGCTGCCCGTCATCGGCGTGGGCAACATCTTCGATATGGATATGGCGGAGAGGTTCCTGCAAGAAGGGAAAGCGGACATCATCTACATGGGAAGACAGCTCTGCGCCGACCCGGAGACCCCCAGGAAGTACTTCGAAGGGCGACCGGAGGACATCCGCAAGTGCATCGGTGACGTCGGCGGATGCGGTAATCCCTGCACGGTGAACTATGATATCCAGGAGCAACCCATTCCGCTCACCACGGCCGAGAAGCCCAGGAAGGTACTGGTAATTGGCGGCGGCGTAGCAGGAATGGAAGCCGCCAGAGTAGCCACCTTGAGAGGCCACAAGGTGACCCTGATAGAGAAGGAGTCACAACTCGGTGGCATGGTGGCCACACTGGCACTCAACCCGTTGACGGCTGACTTCGGCAATATCGTGGAATACCTGACGAACCAGATGAGGAAGCTGGGTGTGGACGTGAGGGTCTGCCGCGAGGCTACCGCATCTGATGTAGCCGAGATAGGTCCCGACGTGGTCATCCTTGCCGCAGGCTCATCACCGACAATGCCGGAGGTGGCCGAAGGAAAATTCGGAGTGATTACCCATGCCCAGGCGTCCAAGAACCGGAAGGCCGTCGGTCAGAGGGTTGTTGTCTGGGGGCTCTTCGGTGTCGAACTGGCCATCTCACTGGCCCAGGAAGGCAAGGACGTGGTCCTTGTGGGCAGAGGCAGCGAGAGTTCCCTGGGCAGTGACCTGTCCATGGCACGCCGATGGTGGCTTTTCCGGAAGCTGACCGACGTAAACCTGCCCCGGGAGACCCCTGAGGCAGCCAGAATATACAATCCTGAAGTGCTCTTCGAAACGGAGGTTGAGGATATCGCCAGCAGAGAGGTTACCGTGAAGGTGGGTGGCAACGAGGACCGGAGGAGGGTCATACCCTGCGATACCGTGATTCTCTCCCGGAGATTCGGTGAGCGGAAGTCAAACGACTCGCTCTTCACTGAGTTCGAGGGAAAGGTCCCCGAGGTCTACAAGATAGGCGACTGCTCACAGGTCAGGGGAATCAAGGAGGCCATCTTCAGCGCCAACGAGGTGGTCAGGAAGATGTGA